The sequence GATACATGAAAAGTTTGGCATGCTTCTCCAGTTAAGGGCCCTGCTCCAGCACATTAGCCAAGTCTGTCTCCATGTACGGAACAATGTAAACACTGTTCAGTTCAGTAAGAGAGCCTACATCGTCTGTTAACTGGCTTCCACTGGGACCAAGAATTTCAAACACTTTTACAATGTTATGATTGTCAAGTCTTCTAATAATTTTGATTTCACATGAAGTATGTTTAACACTCTGGGGACcagtaaggaaaattttcttgaTGGCTACTCTTTCTTTAGTCATTGTCTACAGTGGAAAAAACCAAGCTACTGCCTCCACAACCCAGTAGTTTTAAGTCCATCTTCCTAGAGCCCAGATCAAAACCATGAATGTTCATGAGACTTTCAAATTTCTCTGCCATTTTGAAACTTACTGTTGCCTCTTCCTTTCAAATTGCTGAACTTGTGTAAACAAGAAAATAGGCCTCAGAAGGAAAGATCTttcaaaaaaggagaagaaaaataattttgcttccaCAGCAAGATGGTTTCTTGATGTTCATTGCTTATGCCAACCAGGCCGTTGTGTTCCCCTTAGATTTAAAGCTCAAAATGCTCTACTCATACTGAGAATTAAAACTATTGCAGTACTCATAGTTCAAGGAAGGGGCAGCAGCTCTGcagacatttaaagaaaacactcaagaaagtCAAAGGAATGAAATGACATACTATGCACTCAGATTTACTTGTGCTAAACAATTTAACATTTaacaaaaatgtgaataaataagCACACAACAGGCTTCTCTGAACATTGTCCTCACAGTGCATATACATACAGTGTTGGATTGGTCCTGAGCAGCATTGTTCTAAGGCTGAAACGCACTTAATCTTAATTTGAATTAATAATGCAGGTAGGTGCTAGACGATTTATATATCCTGTACATGTGCATCCACATTTTTGCATCAGCCTTACATGAAAAATTCTCAAAGTGCCATATGTGTATCTTTGTACATCACCAATCACAATACTTTCTAATAAtcaagtatatattttaaaactttaaaaacctaCCCACAGTTTGACCTCCtaaaaatttacatttacttTAGATCTAAGTACATGTAGTTCTTGCAGagtagcaaaaaataaaattgtattctactttttaaacacatcttaatgttataaatttttctatatttgagctattttaattttgatggctTATATTACATCACATTGCTGTGCCACAacttattcttcaaatatttgatgtgaaattttcaatttttcttattaCAAAGCACAACTACAAATGGGATTATTGAGTCAAAGGCAAAAATTTTAATGAGTGTATCAcatatttatgttaaaataaatgGATTTATTGGAATTAAAACAATCTGATTTACCAGACCCTATTTGCTATTTACAAACTGTGTGAAGGAGGCGAAATACCCTTTGTGTCTCAGTGTTTTTTGAATGAAGGATTATGATGCCCGCCTTAAGAGTTATTCAAAGTGGTCACGATTTGGAAAGCCAGAGTTGCCTATTGCGTTTCTTGGTACAAAGGTAAGGTGGCAATGACATggcatatttataaatttaaggGTTTGAATAAAAGCTTACTATGAAACCTTCAAAAACTgcttctctcttcatttttggcTCTCGAGTAAAACTCTGACATTCTTTCGTAGATTGTTCAGCTTGGGCCTGTGGTACAGCGGAAAAAAACCTTAGGCAGAAGCTTTTAGGCAGCTCTGAACGCTGGCGGGGCCGACCCCCTACCAGCTGTGCTGGTCAGGGGGTCTACAGCTGAGGTTGCACTCGCCCTGGATGAGCAGTTTGAGGAAAGATCCGCTTTGGTATGCTCAGGATCCAGGACTTACGCGGGTCGTGCTGTGGACCGCACAGCGCCGCACAAGTTCAAGGCTCGCCTGGGTCACTCCCCGCACTGGGTCTACTGGGGAGCTCTGCGCAGGCGCCGCAGTCGTGCGACATCCCTCACTTACGGCCGAAGCGGTTCGTGCTGGGAGTTGGTGGCGCGGTGCAGGAGTCTTAGGGACAAACGGCTAGTGCGCGGGTAATCAGCTCTCCTTTCCCGTTTCCTTCACTCATCCCAGGCACTTGGGAACATCGCGAGCCTTGCCAGACCTGATGCGGTCACCCAGTCCTGGACTGTCCCACCCTGCTCCTCTGCTGCTATGGGTGCTCCCGCGCCCAGGCTGGGGTGAGGGGCGGGGTCGGGGCTGGATCGGACTCCATCCTGGAGTCTTCATGTTGAAATCTCCCGGGTAACTCACGctgcttcttcttcttttccaagactGAAATCCGGGGACTGTGACTTGCTGGGTCCGCCATGGAGCCAGAGCAGATGCTGGAGGGACAGACGCAGGTACCGGGAGGCTCCAGATTCAGGGTGGCGGTGTGCTGGCATACAGCGAGAAAGGGCTGATATCTCTGTGACCCATGGTTTGTTTTCTAGGTTGCGGAAAATCCCCACTCTGAGTACGGTCTCACAGACAACGTCGAGGTAACTCGTCCAGTTCTTATGCCGCATATGTGCGTCTCTTCAGAGCTGAAGAAAACTTGGGATCCGTTTTTTACTAGGCTTGCTTTGCACAAAGGAAAACTTTATCATCATGATGTAAACAGTGTCAAATTGTGTATAGTGTCTTTTACTAGCGGTACTAATACTTCATTGTATACCGAAAAGCCAATTCGTTCTGAGCCAAACGATTGAACTTTGAAAGTGATACTAAGAAACACATATTACCAACTAAATGTCAGAATCGTTTTCTTTGTGGCTATTAATACAGTTGTTGGGCTATTAATACAGTTGTTGGGATATTGCTGCAAAAACTGCACatctttaaatgaaataatctgtTCGTCTGTGTAGCGGGAAGTGTGCTGATGAAGTCCACATTTaatatgtgtttatttctttgtagGGTTCAGTAGTAGGTTATCATTGAAAGCAATCACACACACAGTAGGCACTAGATTTTCCTTAAGTGGTTCAGTCTGAATTGAGGGAGTACATACAAGGGGGATATTTTTATACATCTTTTGCATGTAAGTTCTAAGAGGTTGTCTAAAAATAGAAGGTAATTTGTAAATGGATGAATAATAGCCTGAACAAATGAATTAACCAGAGCTTGGTGGGATTAGTTATGACAATAGAGGCTTTCTGTAGTAAATTAtctgtatgttttatttaaaaaaaaagaaaaaagtcattgaAGAGGATTAAGTTTGATAAATGAGAGCAGGAGCATTTCCAAGCAGAGTAATAGAAAGAGCTGTTAATATTTCTTTAGCtcttttactatgtgccaggcatggttctAAGTAATTTGCATTTATCTTAAGCCCTAAGTACTCCAGAGATTGAAAAACTTGTCCATGGGGAGCTGTGTTTCAGTCCAGGCTGGTTTTCAATCCAGAATTATTTGAGATAGGATTAAGTTGTATTGCTGATCTTGACCAACTCTTAGAGTTCATGTAGAGTAACTACTCTGTGGCTATAAAATTGCTTGGAATATTTATTGGTTTGATATCAGTAGTCAGAAGATAGTCTCCCTCTTAGTAGTACATTTTAACTTTAATTACTATGCTGAATCAGGTGAATATATACCACTTTGTGTTCTTGTCATTTAAGAGGCTTCTTTTTAGGCATCAGCAGAGCAGATAGTGCAGTGAAATTTTGATAATGCCAAACAAACAtcttttttggttatttgtaGATTGGCCTtcctgtttttatatatatatatattttaagataattgtaggtttacaggaaaatcttgtataaaatacagagttcctataccccaccctattattaacaccttgcattagtgtggtacatttgttgcaattcatgaaataacatttttataattgtactattaactatagtccataatttacttcacagttcattgtgttgtatagtccattggatctttgaaaaaaatttgctctagtaacacatatacaactgaaaatttcctccttttaactgtattcaaatatataattcagtgctgcttattatgttcacaatgttttaCTACCatacaccatccattaccaaaacttttctcaAATAGAAATgctacaatttaagcattaacttcccattaatagttttaaaatgcttttttatgAATGAATGGAGAGAGTAAAATAGTaattatgtttttcatttgttcatttttaagtcttttcttggcaaaataaaaagttaatccTATGATAGTTGTTcatcatgttattttatttttaatttttgtttgtgatTACTGAAAATCTGGGAACCACTACTCTAAggctcattttttgtttttgatgatttcattttatttcctttattggctttttaattatgtctttttttaagtGGTTGCTTTAGGGCTTACGGTATatatctttaacttatcacaatTTACCTTTAAGTAGtattatgagtttacatatatagTATAAGAACTGTACAacagtatttttctgttttccatctcctggcctttgtattattattgtcatatattttgcTTCTACATAAGTTATAAATCCCATAATTCATGATTTTAATGTTTGCTTTCAACAGTTATGTTTTAAAGAGATTTGAACTGTaagaaaaaggattttaaaaatacttatccaTGAATTTGCCAATTTTGAGACTATATTCTCTTGTGTAAAGCCAGATCTCCATTTAgtatcattttccttccaccTTAAAGTCTACCTTTAACATTTCATGTAGTGCAGGTCTGCCAATGATGAATTTTGACAGCATTTGAATGAAAAAGTCATTATTTGGCttcagttttgaaagatttttgctgggtatagatgTTGCTCCACTGTCAGCTGACTGGCATTGTTATTATCCTTCCTCCTCTATATGCAatatcttttctcttgctgccttgaagattttctttttatcattgattttAAGTAATTGGATAAATGATGCATCTTGgtgtattttctttatgtttcctgTACTTGAGAttcattgaacttcttggatTTTTGGATTGAGATTTTTCATcatatttggaaaaatttctagtcatttctacaaatattttcaaatattttgttagattaatttattcatgcttttctttgtcttcttgaacatatggaatatatttataatcaacTTTTTAATGGCCTTGTCTATCCTatcatgtttattattatttctggttctttttctgtggattgattttttttccttattatgggGAGTGTTTGCCTGCTTCTTTGCCTGCCTGGTAACTTTTTATTGGATGCCaggcattgtgaattttacctttttgGGTTCTTGATATTTTTGTATCCGTtcaaatattcttgagctttgttttGGGACACAGTTAACTTACTTGGAGACAGTTTGATCCTTTTGAGTCTTGCTTTTCAGAATTGTTGGGTGGGACCAGAGAAGCCTTTAGTTTAGACCTAATTTCCTCCTCCTgaatacagttatcccttccactcTGTGGGGGTTAGGGGTGCAGTACCCCTGTGATCTGGAAAATCTGTGTAAAATTTTTTGGCCTTCCCTTCATGCCAGAGAAgaagtttaaattttttctttttcttttatggggtgTTTACAGTATTTTATTggtattaaaagataaatatgttaatattatacaatactatacacatatataatgcatttctgagtttctaaactttttctgtGTTGTCTGCTGGCCTTTGTATGTGGTCTGCAGCTTCCAAAAAACTTCCCCCAAATTCCCATTTCATTTCTTATGCTGACCTGTGATATATTGTACCTGTGATGGGGAAAGTCTCaatggaagggataactgtattcTGCCCAACACTCCGTGTTTTATGAGGTTTTCCTATTCTTAGTGGTGAGGACACAAACTGTTCCTGACCTTGTGCGAGTCCCAGGGATTGTTCTGCCTCCTTTTCATTATTGTGATAAGGATGAAGTTTTGAACACAGTAGATTTTGATCTACAGGTCTAGCTGAAGAAGACATTCAAAACGATATAACAGCCTTCAGAAATATCAAATTGCTTAGTTTTTTCTGCAATAAAAAGGTGAATTGTCCCTTCTCCACACAGCCCTCTCCTCTCTATTCTTTGCCCTGCAAATTTTAGTTTTGGTTTCCTTGAGTTCTCACCTTTGTCTCCTCTGCCAGGGACACCTGGCTCATTGGGGTTCTTCTTTCCGCTCTGCATCCTGCCAACTCTACAGGCGGGAAGTAGTAAGCTGGGACATTTATAGGGCTCAcctcatttttccccttttttgttaTCACTGTTCCACTGTTATCAggctctttcttttttgtttgcagTACTTTGGATATGTATTTTTTTGGATTAATTTAGGATTTTGACTTAACTAAATAAGCATAGCAGTTGGCATGTATtaggtattcagtaaatgtttgaatAAAATAGATCAGGGCATTTGGTTAAGGAGCTTATCATAGATTATAAATGTAAGGATCTTTAGGAGTTGCTTAGGCTTTCTGTTTCTTATTGGAGGTACTGGAGTATCATGTAACTGACGTTTTGTTGTGTACCAGTATTATGACAGGAAATTAGGACTATTTTTAGGAAATAACTTCTGGAATTTTGAAGTTTGCCTCCTTTTCATTATTGTGATCAGGATGAAGTTTTGAACACCGTAGATTTTGATCTAGAGGTGTAGGGGAAGAAGACATTCAAAATGATGTAACAGCCTTAAGAAATATCAAATTGCATAGTTTTTTTCTGCAATAAAAAGGTGAATTGTACAAGGTTTCAATTAGAGTTTCAGAAATGAGTGCTCTTTGGGTATTATCTGTTTGTTGAAATTACTGATGAACAATAAATTTCTCAATTCAGGGCCAAATAAACTGTTTTGTAGATTAAGTAAGTAGCCTTTATAGAGAAATTATTTTCTAGTTAATTTctgaaattaaattgaaaaatcatGGCCATAACTAGAAAACTTGCCTGACAAAGTTTTGGGAAGTGTCTTTAGAAATTGTGGTATATATGTTGTAGGtatgtgatttaaaattttactcacgtttacaaaataaaactaatctagaaaaacttctttttctttgttgacTGTTATATCTACCTTGAGTATGATTGAAACAAAAGTTCAGTTACATGAAAGTGTTTCTAAGAATACTGTTTTGTCTTTCTTGTAGCCACTTCCTTCTTAATTTCTAAAATGGTAGATTTCCAAAAGAAGGCAAATTTTTCATTAATGTAGTTTTTGATGCTCTGGATATCAGATGACTTTATGTGAAAGGCCCCATATTTTGGGATGATTAACAGTAGAAAGTATAAATCATTGTTtcttaaaattcattcattcacatatcACGTTAATGATCTTTTCCAGATTATTTCCCAGTATTATTTACTTAATAGCTTTTTCTTCATAGCTATTCATTTTGTAAAATTCAGGATGCATatgttttagaaaagaaacatAGATGGAATGCCATTGTCATTGTGATAAATAGGAAATaaccacaaaaataataacaatgaataCAAAATAATGGTAGTACATTTTAGTTAGTTTCTATTGACAGGACAGCTCTGAGCAGGAATCCTGCTCTGTTTGTTGAAAAGCAAGTTTAACAAGTGTTAACAAAGGCGTTAAAGGTATTTTACCACCAAACTGAGACTTTATCCTTGATGTTATATGTGATGAAAGAATGGAAACAGGGCTACCTTTCTTATTAAGTGATTCAATGCTGTTTAATGTCATGTCCATGTTGTTTGGGACACAATGTAAGAAGGAATtctcacaaaaaagaaaaagggcatgTGCTTACTTGtaaaaagacagaaggaaagggTAAAGAGTAGGATctggatatttttaaagattcGTATATTATGGTGGCTGAGGAGAGAAAAAATTTGAATGAAATTTAGAGGTGGGTCTGAATTTGTTAGGTTGGCTGAGAAGTTTGCAGTCCAGTACCAGCTTTCTAGTACTTGATTTACCTTCTCAATTAGTGTCATATTTCCATTAGTTTTGTTTAGCACTCAAAATAATCCACATTTGGAATATTCATGCCTTGTTTTTTGAATTTACTAGAGGATAGTAGAAAATGAGAAGattaatgcagaaaagtcatCAAAGCAGAAGGTGGACCTCCAATCTTTACCAACTCGTGCCTACCTGGATCAGACAGTTGTGCCTATCTTATTACAGGGACTTGCTGTGCTTGCAAAGGAGAGGTAAGATAATAGTTTCTGCAAATGGAGTTaccaaagaaagcaaaatacaTACTTTCCCTATTTGAAACCCCATATGTTATCTATAGTTATTTTTTACTGTATAAATAATTTATGACTATTATAAAGATTATTTGTTAAAGAAGTCAGCTATAATCTCACTACTcagacattttcatttgtttttaattttaaatcatagATGTATTTGTAAAGATTTGTAATGGCATACATggaattttgtgtcttttttcttaGTAACAAAACTTTTTGCGTATTTCTCCATTATCTTTGTAATTGTAATCCAAATTATAATAATACACAGTTTACTTAGTCATTTCCCATTGTTGAACATTTAGGTACAATTTCATGCTATCATAGGTCTCCAGGTATTTTGTCTATTTTCATGcctcttttacctttttttaaagtactttgtAATGATAAATTTCCAAGAGTTGATTTGCTAGTTCAAAGGACATGACTATTTTTATGGTAGTTGACATATCATATTTCTGTccaaaagtttgttcttaaaATACTTCCAAAGACACTACATTAAGTGTTACACACTTTTTTGCCAAGttgttttaattcacatttctatAAGATTCaagttatttctcttttctctacaTATCGTTCCCCAGTAATTCTCACCTAAATTCTTTTTGTATCAGCAAATCTAGTAAGAAATACTGTTGTGTAAATTAGATGGTCTGCATTTATTATGTACGTATGTTTTATTTAAAGGTTAATTATGAACACTGTAGCAAACCAAACCACATAATTTAATAAAGAACTTGTTGATTATGTCTCATCTTAAAGAGTGAGTTTTGATTTAGAATAGGTATAGTCATTTAAGTAAAAATTACGAgaataaacaacaaatatttgtttttgttacatttatGAAATAGGATTTATGACACTTGGCTCTACTACTGACCATCAAAAATGGGCATCTATTATTAGcttcttgattctgttttttcctttttcctataaAGAAGGCTAATacattaataatattaaatagtACCTTAAATCCTGGAAGCAAAAAAAGTGAAGAAGGTTTTGGGTAGCATGCTGTTTAGcaaatgcagttttaattaaaGAGTTCTGAAAAAATAATTCATCAAGTTAACCCTTAATATTACATGAAAAATGTTGTATACATGGAGGTAGCTCAGAGGACTGCACAATGAGCTAAAGTAATGTTTTGAGGtcattgtaaatgaattttcaaTACGCCTCTTAAGGAAGAGTTTAAAACAGATCTTTTCCCCAATTTTTTCATCCTTGGACTGCTTTTTCagcaagaataatttaaaaatggtacACATGAAATAGCACTTTAATTTTGTTAAACACATGTAACTTCTCAGGTGTGCTGTATGGTCGTATTAGAATTATTATTGAtgtaaattatttgaagaaagatAGATATGACTTTTTAAgaagaaacataacaaaacatGTCACCTGGAGGGTCATCTACATGTCTTGGTGATACTACAGCCATTATTCCATATTGTTTTCTATACTTTTATTGAAGGATAATGTAGATACCGAAAATTACATGAATCCTAGGTGTACTCATtggtgaattttcacaaactaatCATACCCAAGTAAACCTGCACCCAGATCAAGGAACTGAAAACTGACAGCACCCCAGAAGCCTCTCTTGGGACACCTTcgagtcatttttttcctctgtggtaATCATTATCCCATTGTCAGTACATACTTGAAATTTGTGTTTTAGAATTGACTTCATAACCAGGTTTAAGCCATAcagaaatttctgtttctttaaacaATAGTGTTGGCTAACTTGCTTGCTTGTTTCATTTACCGTATTTGCTACAATGGCTTTTgactgtaaaatgaaaattaaacttaaaaagatgTGTGTACACTTAAATTAACACATCTAGCATATAAATTTCTAAACTttggatttcttttcctttacagaCCACCAAATCCCATTGAATTTCTAGCatcatatcttttaaaaaacaaggcACAGTTTGAAGAGCGAAACTGATTTATTGGGAAGAACAGAAAAATTTGGTTGCTACTGTAGATTTACATGATTAAGAGGCAGCTTTAATTGCCATGATTTTTCCCCCTGTTTGGAAGTATAAGAACCGTGAGGACCACAGAACTTATTTCCGGAGTCGcagaagagaaaacattttccttatttggTTTCATCACCACACTTATTTAATGAGCGTATTCTGTGCAGTTTTCTCTCAGATTGTCTTTAAcccttgtttttaaaatgaccttcaaaataaactgttaaaatgccattattttaaagtagtttttgtatgacaaatattttatatggtGGAATTGTTTTCATGAATGGCTTCTTCCTTGTGTCTTAGGATGCTGCAGAGTTTTACAGTAGAGTGAAAATACAGCAGAGTCAAGTATAGTATAAAAAATTCTCAGCTAGTTTTTCTCAGTGTTCTCCCTGGACCCATCTGGGGTTGAGATTTGGgtgtcttcatttattttaaataatatcacAAGTGATTCTAATTTGTAATAAGGTTGGAGTACTGATTAGTATTGCAGAGGGTGTACAATATCTTCCAATGCTATCAAcctttatagtaataatataataataggtATCATTTATAGCAGTCCTACTATGTATCAGACATAGTACTGTTTTACTTAAATTATCTCTAATACAGCAGTTCTGCAAAGTAgatatcattattcccattttgcagatgaggaaacagacttggagaggttaagtgacttgcttaagACCACACTGCTGGTAAGTGCTTGAATGGGGATTCATACCCAGTTCTATCATGTATGTTAGCTATTGGTTGCTGCTGATAGTTAAGTGAGAATTACTTAATGTCATTGCTTCTCTGAGCTATAAAAAACAGCAGCCAATTCTTTTTTTTGGCTCTGCTAGCTTTGGCCCCTGTGAAGAAACTGAGATAACTCACTagcttagaaaataaaattgaagagagTGAGTCAGGAAAAGCATTCATTGGAGCACCGATTCTCAACTGGGAATGATTTTGCACCCCCTGTCTCCTGATCCCCCTGTCCCCTGGGACGTTTGGtgatatctggagacattttggttgcCATGACTTGGGTGGAGTGGCAGTCTCTGGGCATCTACtggatagaggccagggatgctgttaaactTACCTTAAAAAGCACAGGACATCCCCCATCCCGTTCAGACAATTACCaactcaaaatgtcaatagtgccaaggttgagaaaccctgcatTAGAAGCATATTAAAGACATATTTGTGTCTCCAAGCTAAAAATGTTAAGATCTTTGTAaagttagaaatgaagaaagaatttaATACTGGTGAGTTAAGTCTTACAGTTCTCTTTAAGACAGGAAACCCTTATTTCAGTAGGACTGACACTTGGGGATGTGATACTATGGTTCTTAGAGCCTATATTTGAATAGTTCTTAGAGCCTATATTCAAACTATATTTGAATAGTTCTTAGAGCCTATATTTGAATAGTTAAAAACCAGGAAATACTGGGATCTCTTGCCTATATAGTAGTTTTCACAAGTATTAATTCAACCAAATCTATTTTGGTTAGTTTGGATATCTCATAAATTAATCCATCCAATTCTTTTAAGTTATATTTTAACATCTGAGTAAATTCTAGTTGGGTGCTCTTATTAAAGCATTAGTAATGCCATCttcttagcaatgttttttttttccaaggatTCAATTCACGTCAGAGCCATTGGAgagcttttcatatatatatatttatatacacctGGGCCCTGGAGAACCTGATTGAATTTTGGGATAGAGCCTGGGCATGTGAATTTGGCAAAAAGCTCTCTAagacattctgatacatgcctCTGGTTAAGGGCTATCTAGAAGGTATTACTTTAGTGTTGGAAGTACATGTAAGTATGCAGTAATCTACCTAGTGTGCATTACTTCTAATGTTCTGAATTGTTTTTGAAATCCTGAATTTGATACTTTTTGCAGTTAGGTCTGAGAACAGGCATGCCTTTTGTTGGCAGTCCACATGTTCCTTCTTGAGGACTTACCATCATGTGCCAGACTCCATGTCAGATACTTGACATGAATTGTCACTGAATCCTTGCAACACTGTGAGGTGGGTTTAGTACCTTATTTTTAGAATAAGAAGCTTCGGTTTGGTTAATTTGCTGAAGGTTACATAGCTAGTAATTTTGGGATAGGAAAACCAATTCAGCATGCTTGTAGACCCTTGCAT is a genomic window of Choloepus didactylus isolate mChoDid1 chromosome 17, mChoDid1.pri, whole genome shotgun sequence containing:
- the DPY30 gene encoding protein dpy-30 homolog, coding for MEPEQMLEGQTQVAENPHSEYGLTDNVERIVENEKINAEKSSKQKVDLQSLPTRAYLDQTVVPILLQGLAVLAKERPPNPIEFLASYLLKNKAQFEERN